The following are encoded in a window of Thermus hydrothermalis genomic DNA:
- a CDS encoding SDR family oxidoreductase: MRLRGKKALVIAAGQGIGRAIAEAFQREGAEVLAATLHPEKLAGVLPAVGLDARDKQALFSLIQGLDRLDVLVNAQGVVPVGGILEATDEDWDNAFLLNAKSMFWSMQAALPKMAAQGGGSVINIASVAAFKMVPKRFVYAATKAAVVAMTKAAALEFAPYGVRVNAICPGTVDTPSLRERAGGEEGLRAFAERQLLKRLGRPEEIAALAVYLASDEGAFATGSAFVVDGGMSL; this comes from the coding sequence ATGCGGCTTAGAGGCAAGAAGGCGCTGGTCATTGCGGCAGGGCAGGGCATTGGGCGGGCTATTGCCGAGGCCTTTCAGCGAGAGGGGGCCGAGGTCCTGGCGGCCACCCTCCACCCCGAGAAGCTTGCGGGGGTGCTCCCTGCCGTGGGATTAGATGCGCGGGACAAGCAAGCCCTCTTCTCCCTCATTCAGGGGCTAGACCGGTTGGACGTCCTCGTTAACGCCCAGGGCGTCGTACCCGTGGGAGGGATTTTGGAGGCCACGGATGAGGACTGGGACAACGCCTTCCTCCTCAACGCCAAGAGCATGTTTTGGTCCATGCAGGCTGCACTCCCCAAGATGGCCGCCCAGGGGGGAGGGAGCGTGATCAACATCGCCTCTGTGGCCGCTTTTAAGATGGTGCCCAAGCGCTTCGTGTATGCGGCCACCAAAGCGGCGGTGGTGGCCATGACCAAGGCGGCTGCCCTGGAGTTTGCCCCTTATGGGGTGCGCGTCAACGCCATCTGCCCGGGTACGGTGGATACGCCCTCCCTTCGGGAACGGGCAGGGGGAGAAGAAGGTCTTAGGGCCTTCGCCGAGCGGCAACTCTTAAAGCGCCTGGGCCGGCCCGAAGAGATCGCCGCCCTGGCCGTTTACTTGGCTTCTGACGAGGGGGCCTTCGCCACGGGGAGCGCCTTCGTGGTGGATGGGGGAATGAGCCTATGA
- a CDS encoding sugar kinase has protein sequence MPEVVTAGEPLVALVPQGLGRLRSQHLLEAYVGGAEVNVAVALARLGVRVGFVGQVGEDELGAMVMEKLRAEGVDLTQFRRVAGFTGLYLREYLPLGKGRAFYYRKGSAASNLAPGAFDPDYLQGSSFFHLSGITPALSPSCRAFSLWAMAEAKRRGVRVSLDLNYRQALWPPQEALAFLDEALPLADLVFLSEEEARLLFGDEEGALRRLRAPEVVLKRGPRGAVAFGEGGRVEEEAFPVAAVDPVGAGDAFAAGYLAGHLWGLPVEERLRLGNLLGACVAASRGDHEGTPYREDLEVLRQQGMGMVR, from the coding sequence ATGCCTGAGGTGGTAACCGCGGGGGAACCTTTGGTGGCCCTGGTGCCCCAGGGCCTGGGGCGCCTTCGGAGCCAGCACCTGTTGGAGGCCTACGTGGGCGGTGCCGAGGTAAACGTGGCGGTAGCCCTGGCCCGCCTTGGGGTAAGGGTGGGGTTTGTAGGCCAGGTGGGGGAGGATGAGCTGGGCGCCATGGTCATGGAAAAGCTCAGGGCAGAAGGGGTGGACCTTACCCAGTTCCGGCGGGTGGCTGGCTTCACGGGTCTCTACTTGCGGGAATATTTGCCCTTGGGTAAGGGCCGGGCCTTTTACTACCGGAAGGGCTCAGCGGCAAGCAACCTGGCTCCAGGCGCCTTTGACCCGGACTACCTCCAAGGTAGCTCCTTCTTTCACCTGAGCGGCATCACGCCTGCCCTTAGCCCCTCCTGCCGGGCCTTTAGCCTGTGGGCCATGGCGGAAGCGAAGAGGAGGGGCGTGCGGGTGAGCCTAGATCTCAACTACCGCCAGGCCCTTTGGCCTCCCCAGGAGGCCCTGGCCTTCTTGGATGAGGCCCTTCCCTTGGCAGACCTGGTGTTTTTGAGCGAGGAAGAGGCCCGCCTGCTCTTCGGGGATGAAGAAGGGGCCTTGCGGCGCCTAAGGGCCCCGGAGGTGGTTCTCAAACGGGGGCCCAGGGGGGCCGTGGCCTTTGGGGAGGGCGGTAGGGTAGAGGAGGAGGCCTTCCCGGTGGCGGCGGTGGACCCCGTGGGGGCGGGGGATGCCTTTGCCGCAGGGTACCTGGCGGGGCACCTCTGGGGGCTTCCGGTGGAGGAACGCCTCAGGCTAGGCAACCTCCTCGGGGCCTGTGTGGCGGCAAGCCGGGGGGATCACGAGGGCACCCCCTACCGCGAGGACCTCGAGGTCCTTCGGCAGCAGGGAATGGGCATGGTGCGTTAG
- a CDS encoding SDR family NAD(P)-dependent oxidoreductase produces MRTALVTGGSRGIGRAIAEALLRKGFRVAIASRNPEEAVAALQKEGWPALALKSDLETEDPARLVEDAHRALGGLHVLVHAAAVNVRKPALELAYEEWRRVLYLHLDVAFLLAKAAAPRMAEAGWGRILFLGSVTTFTGGGPVPIPAYTTAKTALLGLTRALAKEWAPLGIRVNLLCPGYVETEFTLPVRQNPELYGPITARIPLGRWAKPEEIAQVAAVLCGEEAEYLTGQAVVVDGGFLAY; encoded by the coding sequence ATGAGAACGGCGCTGGTGACCGGAGGGAGCCGCGGCATTGGGCGGGCCATCGCCGAGGCCCTTTTGCGGAAGGGCTTTCGCGTGGCTATTGCCAGCCGGAATCCGGAGGAGGCGGTGGCCGCCTTACAGAAGGAGGGGTGGCCCGCTTTGGCCCTGAAAAGCGACCTGGAAACGGAGGATCCGGCAAGGCTTGTGGAGGACGCCCATCGGGCCCTAGGGGGGCTCCACGTGCTGGTGCACGCTGCGGCGGTGAACGTGCGGAAGCCGGCCCTGGAGCTTGCCTACGAGGAGTGGCGGCGCGTTCTTTACCTCCATCTGGATGTGGCCTTTCTCCTCGCCAAGGCGGCGGCGCCCCGCATGGCGGAGGCCGGCTGGGGCCGGATCCTCTTCCTCGGCTCCGTGACCACCTTCACGGGAGGCGGCCCGGTGCCCATTCCCGCCTACACCACGGCCAAGACGGCCCTCTTGGGCCTCACCCGCGCCCTGGCTAAGGAATGGGCCCCCTTGGGGATCCGGGTCAACCTCCTTTGCCCGGGGTACGTGGAGACGGAGTTCACCCTTCCCGTACGGCAAAACCCTGAGCTCTATGGCCCCATCACCGCCCGCATCCCCCTGGGCCGCTGGGCCAAGCCCGAGGAGATCGCCCAGGTGGCCGCGGTTCTCTGCGGGGAGGAGGCGGAGTACCTCACGGGCCAGGCGGTGGTGGTGGACGGGGGCTTCCTCGCTTATTGA
- a CDS encoding phenylacetic acid degradation protein: MWGTEWSRYEVIKQDTPKSPPQMVGSVHATDPEHALLLARHVFVRRPSAYALFVAPAEAFFHVTQEGLKGPWAEGTEEGPEEAYWVFAKRSHRRSMVYGDLVGRFLARGPASAIREALLHAQGVAFWAVPEGLVVGTEPKEEVIESWFAPAKEKTYRLQSYYGLITAREVEDAP, translated from the coding sequence ATGTGGGGAACGGAGTGGTCCCGGTACGAGGTGATCAAGCAGGACACGCCCAAAAGCCCCCCCCAGATGGTGGGCTCGGTGCACGCCACGGACCCCGAGCACGCCCTGCTCCTCGCCCGGCACGTCTTCGTGCGCCGCCCCTCCGCCTACGCCCTCTTCGTGGCCCCGGCGGAGGCCTTCTTCCACGTGACCCAGGAAGGGCTAAAGGGGCCTTGGGCGGAAGGGACGGAGGAGGGCCCGGAGGAGGCCTACTGGGTCTTCGCCAAGCGGAGCCACCGCCGGAGCATGGTCTACGGGGACCTGGTGGGCCGCTTCCTCGCCCGGGGGCCCGCCTCCGCCATAAGGGAAGCCCTCCTCCACGCCCAGGGGGTGGCCTTCTGGGCGGTGCCGGAGGGGCTGGTGGTGGGCACGGAGCCCAAGGAGGAGGTCATAGAGAGCTGGTTCGCCCCCGCCAAGGAGAAGACCTACCGCCTGCAGAGCTACTACGGCCTCATCACCGCTCGGGAGGTGGAGGATGCCCCTTGA
- a CDS encoding Ldh family oxidoreductase — MRWQADFLRAWTEAVLRQAGADLPSAQAVAWALVEADLRGVSSHGLLRLPIYLRRLEAGLVNPSPCLPVERKGPVALLDGEHGFGPRVALRAVELAGELAQTHGLGAVGVRRSTHFGMAGLYAEKLAQQGLLALVTTNAEPDVVPFGGKEKALGTNPLAFAAPAPQGILVVDLATSESAMGKVFLAREKGERIPPSWGVDREGRPTEDPGEVYALRPLGGPKGYALALLVEVLSGVLTGAGVAHGIGRMYEEWDRPQDVGHFVLALDPKAFVGQEAFLRRMGELWAAVKATPPAPGHEEVFMPGEREARRRAEAWKEGVELPEKLVAELRALGHRYNVPWRDDA, encoded by the coding sequence ATGAGGTGGCAGGCGGATTTCCTCAGGGCTTGGACGGAAGCCGTCCTCCGCCAAGCGGGGGCGGATCTGCCCTCCGCCCAGGCGGTGGCCTGGGCCTTGGTGGAGGCTGACCTGAGGGGCGTGTCAAGCCACGGCCTCTTGCGCCTGCCCATTTACCTGCGCCGCCTCGAGGCGGGCCTGGTGAACCCAAGCCCCTGTCTTCCCGTGGAGCGCAAAGGCCCCGTGGCCCTCTTGGATGGAGAGCACGGCTTTGGCCCCCGGGTAGCCCTAAGGGCGGTGGAGCTCGCTGGCGAGCTTGCCCAGACCCACGGCCTTGGAGCCGTGGGGGTAAGGCGGAGCACCCACTTTGGCATGGCGGGGCTTTACGCGGAAAAGCTTGCCCAGCAGGGCTTGCTGGCCCTGGTCACCACCAACGCCGAGCCCGACGTGGTGCCCTTTGGGGGTAAGGAGAAGGCCCTGGGTACCAATCCCCTGGCCTTTGCTGCGCCCGCCCCCCAGGGGATCCTGGTGGTGGACCTTGCCACCTCGGAAAGCGCCATGGGGAAGGTCTTCCTGGCCCGGGAAAAGGGCGAGAGGATACCCCCGAGCTGGGGGGTGGACCGGGAGGGCCGGCCCACGGAGGACCCGGGGGAGGTATACGCCCTAAGGCCCCTCGGCGGCCCCAAGGGGTACGCCCTGGCCCTTTTGGTGGAGGTGCTCTCCGGCGTACTCACAGGGGCGGGTGTAGCCCATGGCATCGGCCGCATGTACGAGGAATGGGACCGCCCCCAGGACGTGGGCCACTTCGTCTTGGCCCTTGACCCCAAGGCCTTCGTGGGCCAGGAGGCGTTCTTGAGGCGGATGGGGGAGTTGTGGGCTGCCGTGAAGGCTACCCCTCCTGCTCCAGGCCACGAGGAGGTCTTCATGCCGGGAGAACGGGAAGCGAGGCGGCGGGCGGAGGCTTGGAAGGAAGGGGTAGAGCTTCCGGAAAAGCTTGTGGCCGAACTGCGGGCCCTAGGCCACCGCTACAACGTTCCCTGGAGGGACGATGCCTGA
- the paaC gene encoding 1,2-phenylacetyl-CoA epoxidase subunit PaaC: MPLDPYLKEALVAKLTALADDEVVLAQRLSEWVAHAPILEEDIAIANLAQDELGHAKLYLELRQELDGSDPDHLVFFRDPLAYQNAILVELPKGDWAFTMVRQYLFDAYENLWLKEAEKSAYEPLREVAGRIRKEERFHLKHSALWVERLGQGTEESHRRAQEALELLFPYAKQLFVPLPEEEALVEAGVVPDLKALEAPYLEEVTRHLERSGLKPPQGGYVPKSRKEHTEYLWSLLAEMQSVARWDPEAKAW, from the coding sequence ATGCCCCTTGACCCCTACCTCAAGGAAGCCCTCGTGGCCAAGCTCACCGCCTTGGCCGACGACGAGGTGGTCTTAGCCCAGCGCCTTTCCGAGTGGGTGGCCCATGCGCCCATCCTCGAGGAGGACATCGCCATCGCCAACCTGGCCCAGGACGAGCTGGGCCACGCCAAGCTGTACCTAGAACTCCGCCAGGAGCTGGACGGCTCCGACCCCGACCACCTGGTCTTCTTCCGCGACCCCCTGGCGTACCAGAACGCCATCCTGGTGGAGCTCCCCAAGGGGGACTGGGCCTTCACCATGGTGCGGCAGTACCTCTTTGACGCCTACGAGAACCTTTGGCTCAAGGAGGCGGAGAAAAGCGCCTACGAGCCCCTAAGGGAGGTGGCGGGCCGTATCCGGAAGGAGGAGCGCTTCCACCTAAAGCACAGCGCCCTCTGGGTGGAGCGCCTAGGCCAGGGCACCGAGGAAAGCCACCGCCGCGCCCAGGAGGCCCTTGAGCTCCTCTTCCCCTACGCCAAGCAGCTCTTCGTCCCCCTCCCCGAGGAGGAGGCCCTGGTGGAGGCGGGGGTGGTGCCGGACCTGAAGGCCCTCGAGGCCCCCTACCTGGAGGAGGTGACCCGGCACCTGGAGCGCTCGGGACTCAAGCCCCCCCAGGGGGGCTACGTCCCCAAAAGCCGCAAGGAGCACACGGAGTACCTATGGTCCCTGCTCGCCGAGATGCAGTCCGTGGCCCGCTGGGATCCGGAGGCCAAGGCGTGGTAG
- the paaZ gene encoding phenylacetic acid degradation bifunctional protein PaaZ, which translates to MKLKSYLLGQWREGEGEGVPIRDATTHAELARATAEGLPLKEAIAYGREVGGKALLALGFQERGRRLRALAQYLSERKEALYRLYATTGGTRRDAWYDVDGGIGVLYAYASLARTLPEGNLLPEEDYLPLSKDLSFQGRHVLGPKGGITLQVNAFNFPVWGLLEKFAPAFLAGVPTLAKPATPTAHVAEALARMMLESGLLPEGSFQFVAGGLGDALDALDYRDSLYFTGSKATADRLRRHPAFLERGAHFNAETDSLNAAILGEEAGEEELLRLAEEIARELAIKSGQRCTAIRRVLVPEERLPALLEATRARLAPLRLGDPREEGVDLGPLASLAQKEEVEGAVAALLEAGAQVYWQHEGRKDGAFFPPTLLLAQDPWREALHRVEPFGPVATFFPYRTREEALRLARMGGGMLVATLATPDPEEARFYLLGLSGEVGRLHLLNRRDAQASTGHGSPLPRLLHGGPGRAGGGEELGGLLSVKRHLARLALQGDPQSLQALLAEYAKGAETEAQVHPFRKAYEELVVGETLTTHRRTVTEADIALFAHLSWDHFYAHTDELAAQKSLFGKRVAHGYFVLAAAAGLFVDPAPGPVLANYGLEGLRFTEPVGIGDTLQARLTVKAKRPRDERTGVVEWAVEVVNQEGKTVATYTLLTLVARKPQ; encoded by the coding sequence ATGAAGCTAAAAAGCTACCTTCTAGGCCAATGGCGGGAAGGGGAGGGGGAAGGCGTCCCCATCCGGGACGCCACCACCCATGCGGAGCTCGCCCGGGCCACGGCGGAGGGCCTTCCCCTCAAGGAGGCCATCGCCTACGGGCGGGAGGTGGGAGGGAAGGCCCTTCTCGCCTTGGGCTTCCAGGAGCGGGGAAGGCGGCTTAGGGCCCTCGCCCAGTACCTCTCGGAGCGGAAGGAGGCGCTTTACCGCCTCTACGCCACCACGGGGGGCACAAGGCGGGACGCCTGGTACGACGTGGACGGGGGGATTGGGGTCCTCTACGCCTACGCAAGCCTCGCCCGCACTCTCCCCGAGGGGAACCTCCTCCCGGAGGAGGACTACCTCCCCCTTTCCAAGGACCTCTCCTTCCAGGGGCGGCACGTCCTCGGGCCCAAGGGAGGGATTACCCTCCAGGTGAACGCCTTCAACTTCCCCGTCTGGGGCCTTTTGGAGAAGTTCGCCCCCGCCTTCCTCGCCGGGGTGCCCACCCTGGCCAAGCCCGCCACCCCCACGGCCCACGTGGCCGAGGCCCTGGCCCGGATGATGCTGGAATCGGGCCTCCTCCCCGAGGGGAGCTTCCAGTTCGTGGCCGGGGGCCTTGGGGATGCCCTGGACGCCTTGGACTACCGGGATAGCCTCTACTTCACGGGCTCCAAGGCCACGGCGGACCGCCTGAGGCGCCACCCCGCCTTCCTGGAACGGGGAGCCCACTTCAACGCCGAAACGGACTCCCTAAACGCCGCCATCCTGGGGGAGGAGGCCGGGGAAGAGGAGCTTCTCCGCCTCGCCGAGGAGATCGCCCGGGAGCTCGCCATCAAAAGCGGGCAGCGGTGCACCGCCATCCGCCGGGTCCTGGTGCCGGAGGAAAGGCTTCCGGCCCTCCTCGAGGCCACCCGGGCCCGCCTCGCTCCCTTGCGCCTGGGCGACCCCCGGGAAGAAGGGGTGGACCTAGGCCCCCTCGCCTCCCTGGCCCAGAAGGAGGAGGTGGAAGGGGCGGTGGCGGCCCTCCTAGAAGCGGGCGCCCAGGTCTACTGGCAGCACGAGGGCCGGAAGGACGGAGCCTTCTTCCCCCCCACCCTCCTCCTCGCCCAAGACCCCTGGCGGGAGGCCCTCCACCGGGTAGAACCCTTCGGCCCCGTGGCCACCTTCTTCCCCTACCGCACCCGGGAGGAGGCCCTGCGCCTCGCCCGCATGGGCGGCGGAATGCTCGTGGCCACCCTGGCCACCCCCGACCCCGAGGAGGCCCGCTTCTACCTTCTGGGGCTTTCGGGAGAGGTGGGCAGGCTCCACCTCCTAAACCGCCGGGACGCCCAGGCCTCCACGGGCCACGGCTCCCCCCTCCCCCGCCTCCTCCACGGCGGTCCGGGCCGGGCGGGGGGTGGGGAGGAGCTTGGGGGGCTCCTCTCCGTGAAGCGGCACCTGGCCCGCCTGGCCCTCCAAGGGGACCCCCAAAGCCTCCAAGCCCTCCTCGCGGAGTACGCCAAGGGGGCGGAAACCGAGGCCCAGGTCCACCCCTTCCGCAAGGCCTACGAGGAGCTCGTGGTGGGGGAAACCCTCACCACCCACCGCCGCACGGTAACCGAGGCGGACATCGCCCTCTTCGCCCACCTCTCCTGGGACCACTTCTACGCCCACACGGACGAGCTTGCGGCCCAAAAGAGCCTCTTCGGCAAACGGGTGGCCCACGGGTACTTCGTCCTGGCCGCCGCCGCCGGGCTTTTCGTGGACCCGGCCCCGGGGCCGGTCCTCGCCAACTACGGCCTGGAAGGCCTCCGCTTCACCGAGCCCGTGGGGATCGGGGACACCCTCCAGGCCCGCCTCACGGTGAAGGCCAAGCGCCCCCGGGACGAGAGGACCGGGGTGGTGGAGTGGGCGGTAGAGGTGGTGAACCAGGAGGGCAAGACCGTGGCCACTTACACCCTCCTCACCCTGGTGGCGCGGAAGCCTCAATAA
- the paaD gene encoding 1,2-phenylacetyl-CoA epoxidase subunit PaaD: MVDRYWEALKGVKDPEIPVLNIVEMGMVLGIEAEGGRVKVRFRPTFSGCPALRLIREEIVKALKAAGAEAVEVEEARTPWSTEAMTEEAKGKLSAYGIAPPLPLPLAHQDPPCPRCGGREVVLKNAFGATLCKMLYQCASCGEVFEAFKAV, from the coding sequence GTGGTAGACCGCTACTGGGAGGCCCTAAAGGGCGTCAAGGACCCGGAGATCCCTGTCCTGAACATTGTGGAGATGGGGATGGTCCTGGGGATTGAGGCGGAGGGGGGCCGGGTCAAGGTACGCTTCCGCCCCACCTTCTCGGGCTGCCCCGCCCTGAGGCTCATCCGCGAGGAGATCGTAAAGGCCCTGAAGGCGGCGGGGGCGGAGGCGGTGGAGGTGGAGGAGGCCCGCACCCCTTGGTCCACGGAGGCCATGACCGAGGAGGCCAAGGGGAAGCTTTCCGCCTACGGCATCGCCCCGCCCCTGCCCCTGCCCCTGGCCCACCAGGACCCCCCCTGCCCCCGGTGCGGCGGCCGGGAGGTGGTCCTCAAAAACGCCTTCGGGGCCACCCTCTGCAAGATGCTCTACCAGTGCGCCTCCTGCGGTGAGGTCTTTGAGGCGTTTAAGGCGGTGTAA